From one Rhodopirellula islandica genomic stretch:
- a CDS encoding PSD1 and planctomycete cytochrome C domain-containing protein: MARMVWVAVGCTFLFSLPAQAEVDYANDIKPLLAKRCYSCHGPDQAESGLGLHQAETSFVEGDSGERLIVPGDPDSSHLLERIVANDDYELMPPEGEPLSEAEVERIRLWIEEGAIFTKHWAYEPVQDVPPPSMTDAIQNLRAQATSNDQAVQIDPVVQAWQKSDHPVDAFLLDSLLAAGLTPNAAADRHTLIRRVTFDLTGLPPTPQEVAEFVRNSDPNAYENLVERLLQSPHYGERWGRHWLDLVRYAETNSFERDNPKPNAWKYRDYVIRSFNEDKPYDQFVQEQLAGDLLDEVTTESLTATGYFRLGIWDDEPADPLQARYDELDDLVAVTGQTFLGLTINCARCHDHKIDPIPQTDYYGMLAFFADISRYGTRGDQVSNNQIDVSAPGLNEAYAKLDDQQRKLEAEATQIEQDGITKMSAPDQRATEGAKRQRDRILKNKLRPLLTQEQRKRYDEIKSELKLIAKQRNELPDRQQVLGLGKLHPIEETFLLFRGNPHSPTDSVTPRFPEVFQESPPEMTPNERRRVFAEWVTSPENRLSSRVMANRIWQHHFGRGIVRSPNNFGGLGVPPTHPELLDYLANRLVDGGWKLKDMHRLICTSQAYQMSSEIKDASAAIDPGNDLFWKFDARRLSAEEVRDSILAVNDSLNRESYGPSFYPTLSAEVMAGQSKPGQGWGNSSEAERNRRSVYIHVKRSLLTPLLSAFDFPEPDTTCEARFATLQPGQAMSLLNSDFIHEEANKLAKSVHARLPGEANAQSFVAAVIEQVLMRPALDIEIEEGVELIDELITKYEVGPDRANALYALSVLNWNEFVFVF, translated from the coding sequence ATGGCCCGGATGGTCTGGGTCGCCGTGGGCTGCACGTTCTTATTCAGTCTGCCAGCCCAAGCTGAGGTCGATTATGCCAACGACATCAAACCGCTGCTGGCCAAACGATGCTATTCCTGCCATGGCCCCGACCAAGCCGAGAGCGGACTGGGACTGCACCAAGCGGAAACTTCGTTCGTGGAAGGCGACTCGGGGGAGCGTCTGATTGTGCCCGGTGATCCAGATTCCAGTCACTTGCTGGAACGAATCGTGGCCAACGACGACTACGAATTGATGCCACCAGAAGGCGAACCGCTCAGTGAAGCCGAGGTCGAACGGATTCGGCTCTGGATCGAAGAAGGTGCGATATTCACCAAGCACTGGGCTTACGAACCAGTCCAGGACGTGCCCCCACCCAGCATGACCGACGCGATCCAAAACCTCCGTGCTCAGGCAACCTCCAACGACCAAGCGGTCCAAATCGATCCCGTCGTCCAAGCTTGGCAAAAATCAGACCACCCGGTCGACGCCTTTCTGCTGGACTCACTGCTCGCGGCGGGCCTGACGCCAAACGCCGCTGCGGATCGTCACACCCTGATCCGCCGAGTGACATTCGACTTAACAGGATTGCCACCCACACCGCAGGAGGTCGCCGAATTCGTCCGCAACTCCGATCCAAACGCGTACGAAAACCTGGTCGAACGCTTGCTTCAGTCGCCTCACTACGGTGAACGCTGGGGACGCCACTGGCTGGACCTGGTCCGCTACGCGGAAACCAACTCGTTTGAACGAGACAATCCCAAACCCAACGCCTGGAAATACCGCGACTACGTCATTCGCTCATTCAACGAAGACAAACCCTACGATCAATTTGTGCAGGAACAACTCGCAGGTGACCTGCTGGACGAAGTCACGACGGAATCGCTGACGGCAACCGGTTACTTCCGACTGGGCATCTGGGACGACGAACCCGCCGATCCATTGCAAGCTCGCTATGACGAACTGGACGATCTGGTCGCCGTCACCGGACAAACCTTCTTGGGTCTGACCATCAACTGCGCTCGCTGTCACGATCACAAAATTGACCCGATCCCGCAAACAGACTACTACGGCATGCTGGCGTTCTTCGCGGACATCAGCCGGTATGGGACTCGCGGCGACCAAGTGAGCAACAACCAAATCGATGTCTCAGCGCCAGGCCTGAACGAAGCCTACGCAAAACTGGATGACCAGCAACGCAAACTGGAAGCAGAGGCCACCCAAATTGAACAAGACGGCATCACCAAAATGTCGGCTCCCGATCAACGGGCCACCGAAGGCGCCAAGCGTCAACGCGATCGCATCTTGAAGAACAAGCTTCGTCCGCTGCTGACCCAAGAACAACGCAAACGATACGACGAGATCAAATCAGAACTCAAGCTGATCGCCAAGCAACGCAACGAACTCCCCGATCGCCAACAGGTTCTCGGACTCGGCAAACTGCACCCGATCGAAGAAACGTTCTTGCTTTTCCGAGGCAACCCACACTCCCCGACGGATTCAGTGACACCACGATTCCCGGAAGTCTTTCAGGAATCGCCGCCGGAAATGACTCCCAACGAACGACGGCGTGTGTTTGCCGAGTGGGTGACCAGCCCTGAAAACCGACTGTCCTCTCGCGTGATGGCCAACCGAATTTGGCAGCACCATTTCGGCCGCGGCATCGTTCGCTCGCCAAACAACTTTGGCGGCCTCGGTGTTCCCCCAACCCATCCGGAGTTGCTGGACTACCTGGCCAACCGCTTGGTTGATGGCGGCTGGAAATTAAAAGACATGCACCGCTTGATCTGCACCAGCCAAGCGTACCAGATGTCCTCTGAGATCAAGGACGCATCCGCTGCCATCGATCCAGGCAACGATCTGTTCTGGAAATTCGATGCTCGACGCTTGAGCGCCGAAGAAGTTCGCGACTCGATCCTGGCCGTCAACGATTCACTCAACCGCGAAAGCTACGGGCCGAGCTTCTACCCAACCCTTTCTGCGGAAGTCATGGCTGGCCAGTCGAAGCCCGGCCAGGGCTGGGGAAACTCCAGTGAAGCAGAACGCAACCGACGCAGCGTCTACATCCACGTCAAACGCTCGTTGCTCACTCCGCTCCTTTCAGCATTCGACTTTCCCGAACCGGACACGACTTGCGAAGCCCGATTTGCGACTCTGCAACCTGGGCAAGCGATGTCGCTGCTCAACAGCGACTTCATTCACGAAGAAGCCAACAAACTGGCCAAGTCCGTTCATGCCAGACTGCCTGGCGAAGCCAACGCCCAATCGTTTGTCGCGGCCGTGATCGAACAAGTCCTGATGCGTCCGGCACTCGATATTGAAATCGAAGAAGGCGTCGAACTGATCGACGAATTGATCACCAAGTACGAGGTCGGCCCCGATCGGGCAAACGCACTGTACGCCTTGAGCGTGCTGAACTGGAACGAGTTCGTGTTCGTGTTCTAG
- a CDS encoding tyrosine-type recombinase/integrase, producing MNRETVLRFLRSLLEAGAPAWQRWQAVRSPECYRDLVLKRSDPNRHKECRRLRIKDVWFDEGCLLVRNGKGQKDRMTFLPKQVIPDLKRQIAWATQRHQQDLEEGYDKVYLPFALSRKYPNAGRELGWRCVPSVRRENGLRPLG from the coding sequence GTGAATCGTGAGACGGTCCTGCGATTTTTGCGTTCTTTACTGGAGGCCGGGGCGCCGGCGTGGCAGCGATGGCAAGCGGTGCGGTCACCGGAGTGCTATCGCGACTTGGTTTTGAAGCGATCGGACCCGAATCGGCATAAAGAATGTCGTCGACTGAGGATCAAGGATGTCTGGTTTGATGAAGGCTGCTTGCTCGTTCGCAACGGCAAGGGGCAAAAAGACCGGATGACGTTCTTGCCGAAACAAGTGATTCCAGATTTGAAGCGTCAAATTGCTTGGGCGACTCAACGACACCAGCAAGATTTGGAGGAGGGATATGACAAGGTGTATCTGCCCTTTGCGCTGTCCCGGAAGTATCCCAATGCGGGGCGTGAGCTTGGGTGGCGATGCGTTCCATCGGTGCGCCGTGAAAATGGACTTCGTCCGCTTGGGTGA